In the Arachis hypogaea cultivar Tifrunner chromosome 20, arahy.Tifrunner.gnm2.J5K5, whole genome shotgun sequence genome, gaactgatggtaactcgttggcctcaatcgAATAAGTGCtgaggcatgtaaaatagcatgtccCCAAACCGAAGTTGGgatatttgttctcataagtaagggtctagcaattaattggaggcgcttaataagttattctgctaacccattttgtgtgtgaacatgaacTACTAGatattcaacacttattccattagccatacaataagcatcaaatgcttgggaagtaaattcactagcattatcaagacgaattgcttttattggattttctagaaattgtgcttttaatcgaataatttgagccagtaatctcgcaaacgctaggttgcgagaagacaataagcacacatgtgaccatcttgaagatgtatctattaggaccataaaatatctaaaagatccacatagtggatgaataggtccacatatatcaccttgaatcctttttaggaattcaggggactcaaatccaatctttactagtgatggccttaaaattaacttcccttgagaacatgcagcacaacaaaattcactagatttaagaatcttctggttctttagggAATGTCCAtgtgagttttcaataattctccgcatcatggttgttcccggatgacccaatcgatcgtgccaagttatgaattcatttgggctagtaaacttctggtttacaatggcatgtgattcaattgcactaatcttggtataatacaacccagatgaaagtgaggctaacttttctaatataacctttttatttaaataatgggttgtgatacataagtactcatgatttccctcattcatagctcaatatgatatccattttggcaaatatctttaaagctcaacacgtttcttagagacttggtagacaatagtgcattatttattatgaattttgttcctccgggaaacaaaattatagctcttccggagccttcaatcacattgcctgagccaataatagtattaacatactcttcttttggcacaagatgggtaaaatatatattacttttaagaatggtgtgcgaactcgcactatccgcaaggcaaatatcttcagaatatgtgtccttgccatttttcttcaaagacaaatgataataataataaaatgagtagaagtacatgcacagtaaaattattcacatgaatacttaacaaacacacatattaaactattccatcattgatcaaatggctaatattttcttcaaaatccttaaagaaattagatacatcataatgagtggtggaattttcattatttgaaacaaaatttgtttcctttcctttgtcatcccttttcaaggatgcttgataaagaacAATTAGAtgtcttggggtacgacaggtacgtgaccaatgtccctttccaccacaacggaagcttttatcctcaattgatttacttttcccattgtttctttctttatcccacttctggtgagatcctttcttgtgaacataatttcttttccttctataatttttcttgttatcaaaatcttgccatttacctcttctggggttataagttgccgcatttgcttcagaaaatggggcggcgccgactgggcgcgcttcatgatttcttaagagcaactcattgttgcgttcagcaacaagaaagcaagaaattagctcagaatatttttaaatctttttttctcgattgctactgcaggagcacattcgaggtatgataggtcgagaaagttttctctaacatatcgggttTGAGGAGGTATCAttgtcttttgatgattgtacctttcttcaaggtctttccacagatctgcaggatcttttaatgtggaatattcatttttcaatcatacgtcaagatgacgatAAAGGAAAATCatagctttggctttatccttctgggatgtattattttcagccttaatggtatctccaagatccattaagtcaagatgaatttcagcatctagtatccatgataaatagttgtttccagatatatcaaaagcattaaattcaagatgagagagtttcgacataataaaaatttgttacctgaatcttcctaaaaatttgatcagagtctcgtgctgataacgtgttatattataagtaaataaataaataaataagaaagaggtaacaaataaaatgaaaaaatataataaaagagatATTAAGAGAATTGTTATTGATGTTGTTGTGTAATCTCTCAGACTATGTAACCTTATTTATACTTATACAAGATTATCTTTTTCAACCTTTTTTAAAAGTTAATCTTTATAAGAATCTTAAGTTTTTTCCTTGAAAACTTCAACCGCCCAAATTAATGGTCATCCACATCATATACTTATATTAacagaaactttttttttttcggttgcaTTTTCCGAATGGGGAAGAAGGTTCAGAAACGGCACttgatttttttaatgttttaaatgTTTTCAAGTTGGGATTGGATTTTCAGAACCTTATTCAGTTATTCATGGCCAACTACCTTGCGTAGGCCCTACCAAGGCTCAACATGGGGAATATGTAGCAGTATAGAGTATAGCCAACCGCAACCACATAATTATAGGCACATAATACAGCTTTAAAATATTGGAAAATCCTAAACAGCACTCCATGCGACTAGAAAACGACACCGTTCAACAACCCGCGCCGACTGCGATACTACATTAGTGTCAGTTTCCGCAAATTATTCTTCCCACCGGTTTCAACGGAAAATCTGAAAGTAAAGTACGTTCACGTCtccttttcaaatttaaatttcataattcattcattattcaaccattcttctttgaattttctcattttgtttttttttaatttacatatcttcatatttttcataatttattctacAAACTGAGATATAGATAGAAAATCAGAGATTGCCATTATTGTCAGTACCAAAAATAACTTTCCTTTCTCCATTCCACGCTATTTTTGGTCTCCGATCTCCCTTCCACTTACAGCGGCGGAAGAATCACCAGCAAAatcaaaattagaaagaaaagcaaaacaattttacattaataaagGATTTAAAGAAAAAGCATCGACATGAGTTCGATTCCTTCGATCAACACACTCCCTGTTGTTGCTCCGCTTCGCTCCCTTTTCCCTCCTCAATGCGGCGAGTTTCTTCCTTTATCCGCCATCCCAAAACGGCGACGTTCATTGTCCTCGGCTGCGTTTCGCCCAGTTTCTTCGGGCCCTGGCCCAAGCCCAGGTCCAACTATCAATTCAGCTCCGGTAAGTCTTCTTCTCAACGGATCAAGCTTCTCTGATACGATAACTGCTCTTTACCCTTCTCAGATgaggttatttttgtaatttgaTGTTGGTTTTCAGCGCGGGAATGGAAGTTACACAGTTAGTGATTTCATGACAACGAAAGATCATTTGCACGTTGTCAAGCCCTCCACTACCGTTGACGAAGGTAAGGATTTGTTTctgtaattttttgttttttattattatgttatttagtGTTCGTTTTATATTCTCCCAGtttatttacttaaaatttaaaatttcagctTTGGAGGCACTCGTCAACAACAGGATCAGTGGTCTTCCAGTGATCGATGACGACTGGAATCTCGTAACTTTTTAATCCCCTTCAGCTATTTTTGCATTATTGTTTTTAACGTTCTTCACTTATGTTTTTTTCATGTATTTGTCCTTTCATCATCAAAATGCAACTACTTTGACTTTATTTTACTTCCTCTTTGAGATTTgcctctttttctttctaataaaAAATTGCTGCAGGTTGGAGTTGTTTCAGATTATGACTTGCTAGCAATTGATTCTATATCaggtatattatattattttattttgttctactTTTTGCTAATTCTGAGTTGGAAATCATTTGTGTTAGTTATCCTTTCTACTTTTCAAACTTCGTGTTGTTATTGTTGAGAATGGTGACACTGAAGATGTCAATATGCCATGTATGATAGTGTGGGCATTGAACTTCTTTACAAACCTTAAGCAATGCTATTATAAAATTCTATGGTTGTGCCGAAGTTTGCAAAACAAGAGTTCCGCATCCTGCTGCAAAGTGTCTACTAATCTTTTGTTTTGGCTTTTTAGGTGGTTCTCAAAGTGATGCAAACTTGTTTCCTGATGTTGGTAGCTCTTGGAAAGTATGTGCAACTTTTTCTTCTAACTATGCTAAATAGATTTGCTGTCAATCATTCATAACACCTCTTTTATTCATGTTCATGGAATGTGCTTTGTAAATTGAGATGGGGCCATTCTATTATGTTGTTCACAAACTTAATTCTGAACCTACATGCAATCCTATATgacaattgaatttcaatttttattttttgccatGCACACCATTGTTTTGCTGAAATCATAGTATTTCACTGAATACTAGGTCGTTGTAACTCGTTATAAATTCTGAAGCCTTGTGTAAATTTCATCAATTACTTATAAATTCTGAAGCTATTAGtgttcaagttttcaaaaaatgcaagatttTTAAAGGAAGGAAGtggtataaattttgaaaaatcgtgACAAAAATCATTTGCTTTAATCAGCAAACCTGCATCTTAGTTATCTCGTATTAGGAAATATTGCTGTCTGAAGTATAATTTGGACGAGTGCATCTTTGTTTCCATTTGTATGCTAGAGTCAAGCTTCAGGAAGTAATGATCTGATCATGTGAATGTAGCAAAGTTTTGCTTGAGTTCAGAAATTACTGTTCTGAATAAGTTTACTTAAAAGTCCCAGTCTTTTGCAATAGAAGAATTTTGGAAGTCAGCCAGGTCTTTTTGAGTTTATGAGTCAGTGccttccaatatatatatatatatatatatgggatcAGCTGTCtttctcctttgttttttttCGGGAAATGTAGGGTACCTTCCTTTTGCCTTTGTATTGACTGCTTTTGAAATTTGCATGGTGGTCTTGCCAATGTTATATGGATTCTGTGATCAAACATGATCCTCAAAAGTATGACTTTGTCAGGACATTAAGATCACTTTTGTGTGTCAGGTAGTAAAGGATATGCATAGGTTCCGTATCTTAGAAATAACAAAATTTTGGcctgaatttttttaatattcctTCCGCTGTCTTCTTTGTGTTACTTGTCATGAAGCAGAAGGGAGCTTGCAATCGTATGAAAACTATCAATATTTTATATGTTAGGAACAAATGTCTATTGAACTATCATTAGTTTATTATGTTAAGCAAAACTGTCTTGTTCTAATTGTTTGCTTCAATGACAGACATTTAATGAGATACAAAAACTGCTTAGTAAGACTAATGGAAAAGTTGTTGGTGACCTAATGACGCCAACTCCACTTGTTGTTCAAGAATCTACTAGTCTGGAGGATGCTGCTAGGTACTGATTTTATGTATAATCAACAACATTGAACTCTGTGTTTTCTTCCCCTTTATATTCCAGCCCATGTACACTCAATAATTCTTCGCCAATGTAAAgggcaaaagaaaagaaaaaacctactatagtttaattttcatttacaTGTTCCCTTAG is a window encoding:
- the LOC112784185 gene encoding CBS domain-containing protein CBSX2, chloroplastic, yielding MSSIPSINTLPVVAPLRSLFPPQCGEFLPLSAIPKRRRSLSSAAFRPVSSGPGPSPGPTINSAPRGNGSYTVSDFMTTKDHLHVVKPSTTVDEALEALVNNRISGLPVIDDDWNLVGVVSDYDLLAIDSISGGSQSDANLFPDVGSSWKTFNEIQKLLSKTNGKVVGDLMTPTPLVVQESTSLEDAARLLLETKYRRLPVVDKDGKLVGLITRGNIVKAALLSKHAGEW